Proteins encoded by one window of Candidatus Palauibacter australiensis:
- the hrcA gene encoding heat-inducible transcriptional repressor HrcA, whose protein sequence is MTLPTLTERERAVLAAVIDSFVRTAAPAGSRRIGKEYALGVSPATIRNTMADLESKGLLSHPYTSAGRLPTDLAYRYYVDALMRWGSIRKRDRAKIERELGDADAGGVEDLMGKAARVLSLLTGELGLAVGPTLATATLERLELVPLSSEKVLLVFTIESGVVRTVYVDVATRIPRATLQAVSQALNERLAGSAISEIQATLRERLGDLSFSNRGAEELMNIFVHSGPDIFEWARREREIHLGSAAALTEQPEFTTSERLRELLLLTERRELLASVLGDRDGSDGPHVTIGAEHGQPELEDLTIVTANYAVGSLQGTVGVIGPTRMPYDKVVSIVDWTSDLLTRLTP, encoded by the coding sequence ATGACCCTGCCAACACTGACAGAGCGCGAACGGGCCGTCCTCGCGGCGGTCATCGACTCCTTCGTCCGCACGGCCGCCCCGGCCGGCTCGCGGAGGATCGGGAAGGAGTACGCGCTCGGCGTGTCCCCCGCGACGATCCGCAACACGATGGCGGATCTCGAGAGCAAGGGCCTGCTCTCACACCCCTACACCTCCGCCGGACGGCTTCCGACGGATCTCGCGTACCGGTACTACGTCGATGCGCTCATGCGCTGGGGCAGCATCCGGAAGCGGGACCGGGCAAAGATCGAACGCGAGTTGGGGGACGCGGACGCCGGCGGTGTGGAGGACCTCATGGGCAAGGCGGCGCGCGTCCTCAGCCTCCTTACGGGGGAACTCGGCCTCGCCGTGGGCCCGACGCTCGCCACCGCCACGCTCGAGCGCCTCGAACTCGTGCCGCTTTCCAGCGAGAAGGTGCTCCTGGTGTTCACGATCGAGTCCGGCGTGGTGCGCACCGTGTACGTGGATGTGGCGACGCGGATACCGCGTGCGACGCTCCAGGCGGTGTCGCAGGCGCTGAACGAACGGTTGGCGGGCAGCGCGATCTCCGAGATCCAGGCGACGCTGCGCGAGCGACTGGGCGACCTGAGTTTCAGTAACCGCGGCGCCGAGGAGTTGATGAACATCTTCGTGCACAGCGGTCCGGACATCTTCGAGTGGGCGCGGCGCGAGCGTGAGATCCACCTCGGGAGCGCCGCAGCCCTGACCGAGCAGCCGGAGTTCACGACGAGCGAGCGTCTGCGCGAACTCCTGCTCCTCACGGAGCGCCGGGAGTTGCTCGCCTCCGTGCTGGGGGATCGCGACGGCTCGGACGGTCCCCATGTGACGATCGGCGCCGAGCACGGCCAACCGGAGCTCGAGGATCTGACCATCGTCACGGCCAACTATGCCGTCGGCAGTCTGCAGGGCACGGTCGGCGTGATCGGGCCGACGCGCATGCCGTACGACAAGGTCGTCTCCATCGTCGACTGGACCTCCGATCTTCTCACGCGACTGACGCCGTGA
- the hemW gene encoding radical SAM family heme chaperone HemW, with the protein MSGRRPPRSLYVHFPFCAHRCHYCDFSVQRASAPPVSRWLAAIEVELAWWFERNAWDPGDTLDTIFVGGGTPSLMGAAGMEGLASRISAWFRIDAAHTEWTAEANPASFDARLGSSWRATGVNRLSLGVQALDDAVLTWLGRLHDRRRATEAVAEARDAGFERVSADLIFGLPPEVTRNLAAEVEAAATLDLSHLSLYGLTVEPRTPLAEWIRLGRVGAPDEERYADEYRLLSRELRTAGYEQYEVSNFARPGAQCRHNWSYWNRTSYLAVGPSAHGFLPPIRSWNVFRWDRYERALREGRGPLDGWERVGPEEEELERIWLGLRTNRGLTPDLVPKTSSDGLHLDDWAEAGWMEERNGRWRATIEGWLRLDTIAAELAGAERA; encoded by the coding sequence ATGTCCGGCCGGCGCCCCCCACGCTCCCTGTATGTGCACTTTCCGTTCTGCGCGCATCGCTGCCACTACTGCGATTTCTCCGTCCAGCGCGCCTCGGCCCCGCCGGTGTCCCGCTGGCTCGCCGCGATCGAGGTCGAACTCGCCTGGTGGTTCGAGCGCAACGCATGGGATCCGGGGGACACGCTCGATACGATCTTCGTGGGAGGCGGGACGCCGTCGCTCATGGGGGCCGCCGGCATGGAAGGGCTGGCCTCGCGAATCTCCGCCTGGTTCCGAATCGATGCAGCGCACACGGAATGGACGGCCGAGGCGAACCCCGCGTCCTTCGACGCGCGTCTCGGTTCAAGCTGGCGGGCGACAGGCGTGAACCGGCTGAGTCTCGGCGTGCAGGCTCTGGACGATGCGGTTCTGACGTGGCTGGGCCGGCTTCATGACCGCCGCCGGGCCACAGAGGCCGTCGCGGAGGCGAGAGATGCCGGATTCGAACGTGTGAGCGCGGACCTCATCTTCGGTCTCCCCCCCGAGGTGACGCGAAACCTCGCGGCGGAAGTGGAAGCGGCGGCCACGCTCGACCTGTCTCACCTGAGTCTCTATGGCCTCACCGTGGAGCCTCGCACGCCGCTGGCCGAGTGGATCCGCCTAGGCCGGGTCGGGGCGCCGGACGAGGAGCGCTACGCGGACGAGTACCGACTCCTGTCGCGCGAACTGCGCACGGCGGGGTATGAGCAGTACGAGGTGTCGAACTTCGCCCGGCCGGGAGCGCAGTGCCGCCACAACTGGTCGTACTGGAACCGAACGTCGTATCTTGCGGTTGGCCCGTCCGCCCATGGATTTCTCCCGCCGATCCGCAGTTGGAACGTCTTCCGCTGGGACCGGTATGAACGCGCGCTGCGGGAGGGCCGCGGCCCGCTCGACGGCTGGGAACGCGTGGGGCCGGAGGAAGAGGAACTGGAACGGATCTGGCTGGGTCTTCGTACGAATCGCGGACTGACGCCCGACCTCGTGCCGAAGACCTCGTCGGACGGGCTCCACCTCGACGACTGGGCCGAGGCCGGGTGGATGGAGGAGCGCAACGGACGCTGGCGGGCGACGATCGAAGGCTGGCTCCGCCTGGACACGATCGCCGCCGAACTCGCCGGGGCTGAGAGAGCATGA